In the genome of Croceimicrobium hydrocarbonivorans, one region contains:
- the dinB gene encoding DNA polymerase IV: MNPIPEDYIKKIIHVDMDAFYASVEQRDRPELRGKPIAVGGSKERGVVAAASYEARKYGVRSAMPSAIAWRRCPDIIFLKPDFKKYRAVSQQIRSIFHRYTDLVEPLSLDEAYLDVSQNKAGISSASKIARKIREEIKAETELNASAGISINKFLAKVASDINKPNGQKTIMPDEVISFLEELPIQKFFGVGAKTAEKMKRLGIHNGKDLKAWDIALLKQEFGKAGEHYFNIVRGLQKSEVKPSRARKSLGAERTFDHDLKSSQEVEDALKSIFEIWYQRIEESGLKGRTISLKLKSQNFETLTRSKSLEQASNSRALLFKESMELLQKQYRGEAIRLLGLSLSNFGSDFETKAQQLTLDF; encoded by the coding sequence GTGAATCCCATTCCTGAAGACTATATCAAAAAGATTATCCATGTAGATATGGATGCTTTTTATGCCTCTGTTGAACAGAGAGATCGTCCGGAATTGCGCGGAAAGCCTATTGCCGTTGGAGGTTCAAAAGAAAGAGGTGTGGTAGCGGCGGCCAGTTATGAAGCCCGTAAATATGGAGTTCGATCTGCCATGCCCTCCGCCATTGCCTGGCGACGTTGTCCAGATATTATTTTCCTGAAACCTGATTTCAAAAAATACCGCGCCGTTTCGCAACAGATTCGAAGCATATTCCATCGCTATACTGATTTAGTTGAACCGCTTTCGCTGGATGAGGCCTATCTCGATGTAAGTCAGAATAAGGCCGGTATTAGCAGTGCCAGCAAAATTGCCCGGAAAATCCGTGAAGAGATCAAGGCAGAAACGGAGCTCAATGCTTCGGCTGGTATTTCCATCAATAAATTCTTGGCCAAAGTGGCCTCCGACATCAATAAGCCAAACGGGCAAAAAACCATTATGCCCGATGAGGTAATTTCATTTTTGGAGGAACTACCCATTCAGAAGTTTTTTGGCGTAGGTGCCAAAACTGCCGAGAAAATGAAAAGGTTGGGAATTCACAATGGCAAAGACTTAAAAGCCTGGGACATTGCCCTGCTAAAACAGGAATTTGGCAAGGCAGGCGAACACTATTTTAACATTGTTCGCGGATTGCAAAAATCGGAGGTAAAGCCCTCCCGTGCTCGCAAATCTTTAGGCGCTGAACGCACTTTTGATCATGATTTAAAAAGTAGCCAAGAAGTAGAAGATGCGCTGAAGTCTATCTTCGAAATTTGGTATCAACGCATTGAAGAATCGGGTCTTAAAGGACGTACGATAAGTTTAAAACTGAAGAGTCAGAACTTCGAAACCCTCACGCGCAGTAAGAGTTTGGAGCAGGCTAGCAATTCCCGAGCCTTACTATTTAAAGAGTCCATGGAACTGCTTCAAAAACAATATCGTGGGGAAGCCATTCGCTTGCTCGGATTAAGTCTTTCGAATTTTGGCAGTGATTTTGAGACTAAAGCGCAACAACTAACGCTCGATTTTTAG
- a CDS encoding GEVED domain-containing protein: MPISIRLFFVSALGLFLSPLSAQEYKAMMNDPQYSIAEVKAAANAWFAEHGTEEGSGYKGFQRWLWANEYKYNEEGKRSDVDPYFVSKEWARIQSTMEKTSSAGWVDMGPYSIDSITGHYSPGLGRVECFYFDPSDPDFLYLGSRSGGFWKSTNGGQNWARSSTEFLPATGVNTMAVNPNHRDSVLINLRNARNGTSHGIYRSVDGGQTWTQTPFNPSNIAWTGLGKNGQVYQLLYHPDIPNRVYVGTNNGLYISNDDLQSWTQVLSNTDITHIKFHPTDTATIYVYDDYYWGNNGDVILVSHDGGQTFSASATLSGNNGANVEIAVSPACPDCLYAASGNGVWKSTDEGLNFSFMTNPSGTCDGFAVSDQDTSIMIYGMLDIFRSTDGGQNFNQITWWSINNSRPFNSSIYVHADLREIEAHNGEFYIGTDGFLAKSSSQGLSWQRLSSGTGIRENYSIGIAQNEPYTTIAGSQDNGTSIYRKEGWVEFYGADGMEGLVHPLNHDWMMGSVQYGTRRLTFDGGKSQIGATPNGQSGAWEAPLDRNSLDHFTLYHFGDQVYESNDFGQNWNTLGSPLFTGEIDRAAVAPNNGQILAVARSDDFEISTDGGQTFRRKSTGLPNSTITDITFAPHSDSIIVVTYGSYQNDGQKVFISYDQGNSWSNITGNLGDMPIRSVVIDHSPDHNIYLGAEIGVYVKALQANNWFLYNADLPNVTVTDLEIMYGANLLRAATWGRGMWQISLKDRLSYPRILNVDLDSRPSFLVPTDAMAQHVHAVVGYASLPDTVYVQWSAGSIALDSVRGLVRVQDSTYKSLEPIPAYPLGTDMYFKVIAVGTQNDTSSTYRFHYRVQDTGFCKSGNAGAFPPSYIEEVIVSNLQNNSGRTGYSNFTQYQASLNTNQSYTMSVKVNSFIPEDSVYAWIDYNNDTVFTEDERIQMSAIDPQDYSYGTINLGQFSSTDTVRMRIRIQDGGLYPDPCNYFNGEAEDYSVILVGNGLSQEEWNGPIPYLYPNPSKGLLYIANLEGTNFESYRILNTAGQILQSGNLGNYKEPISLQNLKAGSYYLELSNEEGRHWHASFIKE; this comes from the coding sequence ATGCCTATTTCTATTCGATTATTTTTTGTTTCGGCTTTGGGCTTATTCTTGTCTCCACTCTCTGCGCAAGAATACAAAGCCATGATGAATGACCCCCAATATTCGATTGCGGAAGTCAAAGCAGCGGCCAATGCTTGGTTTGCTGAACACGGAACCGAGGAAGGTTCTGGCTACAAAGGTTTTCAGCGCTGGCTCTGGGCCAATGAATACAAGTATAATGAGGAGGGTAAGCGCAGTGATGTCGATCCTTACTTCGTGTCTAAAGAATGGGCGCGCATTCAATCCACTATGGAGAAAACCAGTTCTGCTGGATGGGTGGATATGGGACCTTATTCCATTGACAGTATTACCGGGCATTATTCACCAGGCCTCGGCAGGGTAGAGTGTTTTTATTTCGATCCTTCGGATCCAGACTTTTTGTATCTGGGTTCCCGAAGCGGCGGTTTTTGGAAAAGCACCAATGGTGGACAGAATTGGGCCCGTAGCAGTACCGAGTTTTTACCGGCAACTGGTGTTAATACCATGGCGGTAAATCCCAATCATCGGGATTCGGTTTTGATTAACCTCCGCAATGCGCGCAATGGTACCAGTCATGGTATTTACCGCTCGGTAGATGGTGGCCAAACCTGGACGCAAACTCCATTTAATCCCAGCAATATCGCTTGGACCGGTCTAGGGAAAAATGGCCAGGTTTATCAATTACTTTACCATCCGGATATCCCCAATAGGGTGTATGTAGGTACCAATAATGGACTTTATATTTCAAATGACGACTTGCAAAGCTGGACTCAGGTTTTAAGCAATACCGATATCACGCATATTAAGTTTCATCCTACCGACACGGCTACAATCTATGTTTATGATGATTATTACTGGGGTAATAATGGGGATGTGATTTTAGTATCTCATGATGGCGGACAGACTTTTAGCGCCTCTGCTACCTTGAGTGGTAATAATGGCGCGAATGTCGAAATCGCGGTAAGCCCAGCATGTCCGGATTGTTTGTATGCAGCTTCAGGTAATGGGGTGTGGAAGAGTACCGATGAAGGACTGAACTTCAGCTTTATGACCAATCCTTCGGGAACCTGTGATGGTTTCGCGGTAAGCGATCAGGATACATCGATAATGATTTATGGGATGTTGGATATTTTCCGGAGTACTGATGGCGGGCAAAACTTCAATCAGATTACCTGGTGGTCCATAAACAATAGCCGCCCTTTTAATAGTTCCATTTATGTGCATGCCGATTTACGGGAGATTGAAGCCCATAATGGTGAATTCTATATCGGGACGGATGGCTTTTTAGCTAAGAGTAGCAGTCAGGGTTTAAGTTGGCAGAGGCTATCCTCGGGCACGGGGATTCGTGAGAATTACTCTATAGGAATTGCTCAGAACGAGCCCTATACTACCATTGCTGGCTCTCAGGATAATGGAACCAGTATCTACCGCAAAGAAGGCTGGGTAGAGTTTTATGGTGCGGATGGAATGGAAGGTTTGGTGCATCCTTTAAACCATGATTGGATGATGGGCAGTGTGCAGTACGGAACGCGCCGCCTCACTTTTGATGGCGGTAAAAGCCAAATCGGAGCCACTCCCAATGGACAGTCCGGTGCTTGGGAAGCCCCTCTGGATCGCAATAGCCTGGATCATTTTACCCTTTACCATTTTGGCGACCAGGTTTATGAAAGCAATGATTTTGGTCAAAACTGGAATACTCTGGGTAGCCCTTTGTTTACGGGAGAAATTGATCGCGCTGCCGTAGCGCCTAATAATGGTCAAATCCTGGCTGTTGCACGCAGTGATGATTTTGAAATTTCTACCGATGGTGGGCAAACCTTCCGTCGCAAGAGCACCGGCTTACCTAATTCAACCATTACGGATATCACTTTTGCGCCTCATTCAGATTCCATAATTGTAGTGACTTATGGTAGCTATCAAAATGATGGTCAGAAAGTCTTTATTAGTTATGATCAGGGGAATAGCTGGTCTAATATCACCGGTAATCTGGGAGATATGCCTATTCGTTCGGTGGTGATTGACCATAGTCCGGATCACAATATTTATCTGGGTGCCGAAATAGGCGTTTATGTAAAAGCCTTGCAAGCCAATAACTGGTTCTTGTACAATGCAGATTTACCTAATGTTACGGTTACTGATTTGGAAATCATGTATGGAGCCAACCTCTTGCGAGCTGCCACCTGGGGAAGAGGAATGTGGCAAATTAGCTTGAAGGATCGATTGAGTTATCCACGTATTTTGAATGTAGATTTAGACTCACGTCCCAGCTTTTTAGTTCCAACCGATGCAATGGCGCAACATGTTCATGCGGTGGTGGGCTATGCCTCTTTGCCAGATACTGTATATGTGCAATGGTCGGCAGGTTCTATCGCATTGGATAGTGTGAGGGGCTTGGTACGAGTGCAGGATAGTACTTATAAAAGCCTGGAGCCTATTCCGGCTTATCCACTGGGTACCGATATGTATTTTAAAGTAATTGCAGTAGGTACTCAAAATGATACCAGCAGTACTTATCGTTTCCATTATCGAGTGCAGGATACCGGTTTCTGTAAATCCGGTAATGCCGGAGCCTTCCCACCCAGTTATATTGAGGAAGTGATTGTGTCCAATCTGCAGAACAATAGTGGCAGAACCGGTTACAGCAATTTCACACAGTACCAGGCCAGCCTCAATACCAATCAAAGTTATACCATGTCGGTAAAGGTTAATTCCTTTATTCCTGAGGATAGTGTATATGCCTGGATTGATTATAATAATGATACGGTCTTTACCGAGGATGAGCGGATTCAGATGTCGGCAATAGATCCACAAGACTATTCCTATGGCACGATAAACTTGGGGCAATTTAGTTCCACGGATACGGTTCGGATGCGGATTCGAATTCAGGATGGAGGTTTATATCCAGACCCTTGTAATTACTTTAATGGAGAAGCGGAAGATTATTCGGTAATCCTGGTAGGTAATGGCTTGAGCCAAGAAGAATGGAATGGCCCCATTCCTTATCTCTATCCCAATCCCAGTAAAGGATTATTATACATAGCTAACTTAGAAGGAACTAATTTTGAAAGCTATCGTATTCTCAACACGGCGGGGCAGATTTTGCAATCGGGAAATTTGGGGAATTATAAAGAACCTATCTCCCTACAGAATTTAAAAGCCGGTTCTTACTATTTAGAATTAAGCAATGAGGAAGGCCGTCATTGGCATGCCTCCTTTATCAAAGAATAA